The bacterium genome has a window encoding:
- the rodA gene encoding rod shape-determining protein RodA yields MDRRLLKRLDTKLLGSVFILICVGLLSVNSATQGAMHGTFYKQIFWYLLSLIPLILMAVIDPNAWKRRWVWVYLLNLALLLIVDFGGREAKGAQRWISLPGGFQFQPSEFAKLFTIFTLAHLFSRMGDEVKTGWGTIKTLIHIGIPSLLIFKQPDLGTAMIIFVIWFGMAFVAGTRWLHLVVVILVGVLAFAGAWQFGAIHQYQKDRLVSFINPDLDPDYTGYHIRQARIAVGSGQALGKGYGLGTQKKGRFIPEQHTDFIFAVIAEEGGLAATALLIGAFALFLWRIWLIIAEAQDRYYQLLATGVFTMFSVHIVVNIGMTIGLAPVVGVPLPFISYGGSMTLVAIALVGLLLGIRGREEQLVF; encoded by the coding sequence TTGGACCGACGACTTCTCAAGCGTCTTGATACAAAGCTTTTAGGGTCGGTGTTCATACTGATATGCGTTGGATTGCTGTCTGTCAACAGCGCAACGCAGGGTGCGATGCACGGCACCTTTTATAAGCAGATATTTTGGTACTTATTATCCCTAATCCCCCTTATTCTCATGGCAGTAATCGATCCAAATGCTTGGAAGAGACGCTGGGTTTGGGTCTATCTACTCAACCTGGCGCTGCTGTTAATAGTGGATTTCGGCGGACGTGAGGCAAAAGGGGCACAACGATGGATTTCACTCCCCGGAGGGTTTCAATTCCAGCCTTCTGAATTTGCAAAGTTGTTTACGATCTTCACCCTGGCGCATCTATTCTCTCGGATGGGCGATGAGGTGAAAACCGGCTGGGGGACGATCAAAACTCTCATTCATATCGGCATTCCTTCACTGCTCATCTTCAAGCAGCCCGACTTGGGGACGGCTATGATCATCTTTGTGATTTGGTTTGGAATGGCGTTTGTAGCAGGAACTCGCTGGTTGCATCTTGTCGTAGTTATCTTAGTTGGCGTTCTTGCTTTTGCGGGCGCCTGGCAATTTGGTGCAATTCATCAATATCAGAAGGACCGATTGGTTTCATTCATCAACCCTGATTTAGATCCTGATTACACTGGTTATCATATCCGTCAGGCACGAATCGCAGTCGGAAGTGGACAGGCGCTTGGGAAAGGGTATGGGCTAGGAACTCAAAAGAAAGGTCGCTTCATACCCGAACAACATACCGATTTCATATTCGCCGTCATCGCTGAAGAGGGAGGATTGGCAGCTACTGCACTGCTTATTGGGGCATTTGCGCTCTTCTTATGGCGAATTTGGTTGATAATCGCAGAAGCTCAGGATCGCTATTATCAACTTCTAGCAACCGGTGTTTTTACAATGTTTTCAGTTCACATCGTTGTCAACATAGGCATGACTATCGGTCTTGCGCCAGTAGTTGGGGTTCCTCTGCCTTTTATCAGCTATGGAGGAAGTATGACTTTAGTTGCAATAGCTTTAGTGGGTCTACTCTTAGGCATCCGTGGGCGAGAAGAACAACTTGTTTTTTAA